A single window of Rhodoligotrophos appendicifer DNA harbors:
- a CDS encoding sarcosine oxidase subunit alpha family protein has translation MSQDFRTKSGGRIDRSRTLSFTFDGKAYQGHPGDTLASALLANGVRLMGRSFKYHRPRGPVTAGSAEPNALVTLRDGGRREPNIAATTAELYDGLTAISQNRWPSLDFDVMQVNDLFKPFLGAGFYYKTFMGPTEKAWMWFEPFIRRAAGLGEAAREPDPDTYEKLSMFCDLLVVGSGPAGLGAALAAGRAGARVVLADEAPELGGALLDEPAGSEADQWRQATLDELGRLDTVTLLPRTTAFGAYDHGTYGLVERVSDHKPVPENFEPRQRYIILQSKAAVIATGAIERMIAFGNNDRPGIMLASAVRTYVNRYGVTPGKKAVVFTNNDSAYSCALDLAHAGVPVVIVDARGTPPAHFAERLSAYRVEVLTGHVLTQVLGAKGVTKVIAAPFDAATGRSETGWREIGCDLVAVSGGWNPVVHLASQRGVKPVFDAAKAAFLPVTSREEQHLAGACHGTFDAVGAFSEGFAEGAKAAERLGFAAPAPVPAPAGLPQDAWEQPIIALWEVPAAPGMRQAKRFLDFQHDVSSSDVELAHREGYVSVEHMKRYTTLGMATDQGKLANVTGLAILAGLRGDAINDVGTTTFRPPYTPVSFGAISGAETELHLKPVRRTPFHRANEKAGSAFIDTGLWKRSWYYPKPGEGVNEAYKREAEETRRTVGMVDVSTLGKIDVQGPDAAELLNRVYVNAWSNLEIGKGRYGVMLRDDGVVFDDGTTTRIAEHHYFMTTTTVGAAKVMTYLETMLQTAWPDLKVSVTSVTDQWAGVAVAGPNARKLLADVISDLDMSDAGLPYMGMRQGRIGDIPVRVHRLSFSGELAFEVYCAAGFGEAMWKAISAKGAPHGLLLYGVEALGTLRIEKGHVAGGELDGRTTLDDIGLGGMASKKKPFVGQVLSRREAYLDPMRERFVGLVPVDPATRIRPGSIIHVHDGDHTGFGLGRVTATTYSPQLKQYIALGLVAGGPDRHGEVVDACYPLKGDVTAAKIVSPHFFDPKGERLRG, from the coding sequence GTGAGCCAGGATTTCCGCACCAAGTCCGGCGGTCGCATCGACCGGTCCCGGACGCTGAGCTTTACTTTCGACGGCAAGGCCTATCAGGGTCATCCCGGCGATACGCTCGCCTCGGCCCTCCTCGCCAATGGCGTGCGGCTCATGGGCCGCAGCTTCAAATATCACCGCCCGCGCGGGCCCGTGACGGCGGGCTCGGCCGAGCCCAATGCGCTGGTCACCCTGCGCGACGGCGGCCGCCGCGAACCCAACATCGCGGCCACCACCGCCGAGCTCTATGACGGCCTGACGGCGATCAGCCAGAACCGCTGGCCCTCCCTCGACTTCGACGTCATGCAGGTCAACGACCTGTTCAAGCCGTTCCTCGGCGCCGGCTTCTACTACAAGACCTTCATGGGTCCGACCGAGAAGGCCTGGATGTGGTTCGAACCCTTCATCCGCCGCGCCGCGGGCCTGGGCGAGGCGGCGCGGGAACCCGATCCCGACACCTACGAGAAACTCAGCATGTTTTGCGACTTGCTGGTCGTCGGCAGTGGGCCAGCGGGCCTGGGTGCCGCCCTGGCAGCCGGTCGCGCCGGCGCCCGCGTCGTCCTAGCCGACGAAGCACCGGAGCTGGGCGGCGCGCTGCTGGATGAGCCCGCAGGCTCGGAAGCCGATCAGTGGCGCCAAGCAACTCTCGACGAGCTCGGCCGCCTCGACACCGTGACCCTGCTGCCGCGCACCACCGCCTTCGGCGCCTATGACCATGGAACCTACGGCCTCGTAGAGCGGGTCTCCGATCACAAGCCGGTGCCCGAAAACTTTGAGCCCCGCCAGCGCTACATCATCCTTCAGTCGAAGGCTGCCGTGATTGCCACCGGTGCCATCGAGCGGATGATCGCCTTTGGCAACAACGATCGGCCCGGAATCATGCTGGCCTCGGCCGTGCGCACCTATGTCAATCGCTATGGCGTAACGCCGGGCAAGAAGGCGGTGGTCTTCACGAACAACGACAGCGCCTATTCCTGCGCTCTCGATCTGGCGCATGCGGGGGTGCCGGTCGTCATCGTCGACGCGAGAGGAACGCCACCGGCACACTTCGCGGAGAGGCTTTCGGCATACCGGGTCGAGGTGCTGACGGGACACGTCCTGACCCAGGTCTTGGGCGCAAAAGGCGTAACCAAGGTGATCGCAGCCCCCTTCGATGCTGCGACGGGCCGCAGCGAGACCGGCTGGCGCGAGATCGGCTGCGATCTCGTGGCGGTGTCCGGCGGCTGGAACCCGGTGGTCCATCTGGCGAGCCAGCGCGGCGTGAAGCCGGTCTTCGATGCTGCAAAGGCTGCCTTCTTGCCCGTGACGTCGCGTGAGGAGCAGCATCTCGCGGGTGCCTGCCATGGGACCTTCGATGCGGTCGGCGCCTTCTCCGAGGGTTTCGCGGAAGGGGCCAAGGCTGCCGAGAGGCTGGGCTTTGCCGCGCCCGCACCGGTGCCGGCCCCGGCGGGCCTGCCGCAGGACGCCTGGGAGCAGCCGATTATCGCTCTCTGGGAGGTGCCTGCCGCACCCGGCATGCGTCAGGCGAAGCGCTTCCTTGATTTTCAGCACGACGTGTCAAGCTCGGACGTCGAGCTTGCCCACCGCGAGGGCTATGTCTCGGTCGAGCACATGAAGCGCTATACGACCCTGGGCATGGCGACCGACCAGGGCAAGCTTGCCAACGTGACCGGTCTCGCGATCCTCGCCGGGCTGCGCGGCGACGCGATCAACGATGTCGGCACCACCACCTTCCGTCCGCCCTATACGCCCGTGTCCTTCGGTGCGATTTCGGGCGCGGAAACGGAGCTGCATCTGAAGCCGGTGCGCCGCACCCCATTTCATCGGGCAAACGAGAAGGCCGGATCCGCCTTCATCGATACCGGCCTGTGGAAGCGGTCCTGGTATTACCCCAAGCCGGGGGAGGGCGTGAACGAGGCCTATAAGCGCGAAGCCGAGGAGACGCGCCGGACGGTGGGCATGGTCGACGTCTCGACCCTGGGCAAGATCGACGTCCAGGGCCCCGATGCGGCGGAATTGCTGAACCGGGTCTATGTGAATGCCTGGTCGAATCTGGAGATCGGCAAGGGCCGCTATGGCGTCATGCTGCGCGACGACGGCGTGGTCTTCGACGACGGCACCACGACGCGCATCGCCGAGCATCATTACTTCATGACCACGACGACTGTCGGTGCGGCCAAGGTCATGACCTATCTCGAGACCATGCTGCAGACCGCCTGGCCCGACCTCAAAGTGTCCGTGACCTCGGTGACCGATCAATGGGCCGGCGTGGCGGTCGCCGGTCCCAACGCCCGCAAGCTGTTGGCGGACGTGATCTCCGATCTCGACATGTCCGACGCGGGCCTCCCTTACATGGGCATGCGTCAAGGCCGCATCGGCGATATCCCGGTGCGCGTGCACCGGCTCTCCTTCTCCGGCGAACTGGCCTTCGAGGTCTATTGCGCCGCCGGCTTCGGCGAGGCGATGTGGAAGGCGATCTCGGCCAAGGGTGCGCCCCACGGGTTGCTGCTCTATGGCGTCGAAGCCTTGGGCACCCTGCGCATCGAAAAGGGACATGTCGCCGGTGGCGAGCTGGATGGACGCACGACCCTCGACGATATCGGGCTCGGCGGGATGGCGAGCAAGAAGAAGCCTTTCGTCGGGCAGGTCTTGTCCCGGCGCGAGGCCTATCTCGACCCCATGCGCGAGAGGTTCGTGGGTCTCGTCCCCGTCGATCCGGCGACCCGGATCAGGCCCGGCAGCATCATTCATGTCCATGACGGCGACCACACGGGTTTCGGCCTGGGCCGGGTGACGGCGACGACCTACTCCCCACAGCTGAAGCAGTACATCGCGCTTGGCTTGGTGGCCGGTGGTCCGGACCGGCATGGCGAGGTGGTGGATGCCTGCTATCCGCTGAAGGGCGACGTCACCGCAGCGAAGATCGTCTCGCCGCATTTCTTTGATCCCAAGGGAGAGCGCCTCCGTGGCTGA
- a CDS encoding sarcosine oxidase subunit gamma, translating to MAEILSALHGHISAGRHGAAVSRPGVTLSEVPGRIIVQLTAWPDTFLNAAAKAAGIAGAAVPLSMRMGVSGETTILQVGPERLWFVVPGSSDLLSRLSANFATEEAVITDIGHARTVIRITGPAARDLLARLVPIDTHPGELPQGSVAQTLMHGVGVLLHVSAEGVYDLYIPRSFALSHWEWLQHVAEPFGVEILA from the coding sequence GTGGCTGAGATCCTGTCGGCCCTCCATGGGCATATCTCCGCCGGCCGCCATGGTGCGGCCGTCTCGAGACCGGGTGTGACGCTGTCGGAGGTGCCCGGCCGCATCATCGTCCAGCTGACGGCCTGGCCCGACACCTTTCTGAATGCAGCCGCGAAGGCTGCCGGCATTGCCGGTGCGGCAGTGCCCCTCTCCATGCGCATGGGCGTCAGTGGTGAGACGACGATCCTGCAAGTGGGACCTGAGCGGCTCTGGTTCGTGGTGCCGGGTTCCTCTGATCTGCTGTCGCGATTGTCGGCGAACTTCGCCACCGAGGAGGCTGTGATCACCGATATCGGTCACGCCCGCACGGTGATCCGCATCACCGGTCCTGCCGCCCGCGATCTCTTGGCGAGGCTCGTGCCCATCGACACCCATCCGGGCGAGCTTCCGCAAGGCAGCGTCGCCCAGACGCTCATGCATGGCGTAGGCGTCTTGCTGCATGTCTCAGCCGAAGGCGTCTACGACCTCTATATCCCCCGCAGCTTCGCTCTCTCGCACTGGGAATGGCTGCAGCACGTGGCCGAGCCTTTCGGTGTCGAGATCCTCGCCTAA
- a CDS encoding pyridoxal phosphate-dependent aminotransferase: protein MALISETLKRIKPSPTIAVTQKARDLKAQGRDVIGLGAGEPDFDTPDNIKNAAIEAIRRGETKYTAVDGIPELKSAIVAKFKRENGLTYETGQITVGSGGKQIIYNAMMATLNPGDEVVIPTPYWVSYPDIVLLAGGVPVFAETEMKDGFKLLPDILEKAITPNTKWLIFNSPSNPTGAAYSHDELKALTDVLKRHPHVWILADDMYEHLVYDDFQFVTPAQVEPELYERTLTMNGVSKSYCMTGWRIGYAGGPKELIGAIAKVQSQSTSNPTSISQWAAVEALNGPQGFIAEHNVVFKERRDLVVSMLNQASGIRCPTPEGAFYVYPSCAGTIGKTTPKGTLLVTDEDFVRELLEAEGVAVVQGAAFGMSPFFRISYATATSALEDACQRIQRFCGSLR from the coding sequence ATGGCGCTGATCTCCGAAACCCTCAAGCGCATCAAGCCCTCGCCGACCATCGCTGTGACCCAGAAGGCGCGCGATCTCAAGGCGCAGGGGCGCGACGTCATCGGCCTCGGGGCGGGGGAGCCCGATTTCGACACGCCCGACAACATCAAGAATGCCGCGATCGAAGCGATCCGCCGGGGCGAGACGAAATACACCGCAGTGGACGGGATCCCGGAGCTCAAGTCGGCCATCGTCGCCAAGTTCAAGCGCGAGAATGGTCTCACCTACGAGACCGGGCAGATCACCGTGGGCTCCGGCGGCAAGCAGATCATCTACAACGCCATGATGGCGACGCTGAACCCAGGCGACGAGGTGGTCATTCCCACGCCCTATTGGGTCAGCTATCCCGATATCGTGCTGCTCGCGGGCGGCGTGCCGGTGTTCGCCGAAACCGAGATGAAGGACGGCTTCAAGCTCCTTCCCGACATCCTGGAAAAGGCGATCACGCCCAACACCAAGTGGCTGATCTTCAATTCGCCCTCGAACCCGACAGGGGCCGCCTATTCCCATGACGAGCTGAAGGCGCTGACGGACGTGCTCAAGCGCCATCCGCATGTGTGGATCCTGGCCGACGACATGTATGAGCACCTGGTCTATGACGACTTCCAGTTCGTCACGCCGGCCCAGGTCGAGCCGGAGCTCTATGAGCGCACGCTCACCATGAACGGGGTGTCGAAATCCTACTGCATGACCGGCTGGCGCATCGGCTATGCCGGCGGACCCAAGGAGCTCATCGGGGCCATCGCCAAGGTGCAGTCGCAGTCGACGTCGAACCCGACCTCGATCAGCCAATGGGCGGCAGTCGAGGCGCTGAACGGGCCACAGGGCTTCATCGCCGAACACAACGTCGTCTTCAAGGAACGGCGCGACCTCGTCGTCTCCATGCTGAACCAGGCGTCGGGGATCCGCTGCCCGACCCCGGAGGGCGCATTCTACGTCTATCCGTCGTGCGCGGGGACCATCGGCAAGACCACGCCGAAGGGCACGCTGCTGGTCACGGATGAAGACTTCGTGCGCGAATTGCTGGAGGCGGAGGGCGTCGCCGTGGTGCAGGGCGCGGCCTTCGGCATGTCGCCCTTCTTCCGCATCTCTTATGCGACCGCGACCTCGGCGCTGGAGGATGCCTGCCAGCGCATTCAGCGCTTCTGCGGCAGCCTTCGTTAG
- the choW gene encoding choline ABC transporter permease subunit yields MDWLTDQITDHKIPIGQWGKAFFDLLTTYLYWFFDGISLGIENSLEAVIDGMLWIPPLILVALIVALSFLLHRNWKLSIGVALGLLFIINQGYWDETIQTLALVLGATFVSLAIGIPVGIAAAHRPWLFQAIRPILDLMQTLPTFVYLIPALVLFGLGLAPGLIATVIFAIAAPIRLTHLGVTSVPRTLIEAGEAFGATKQQLLWKVELPHAMPTIMAGLTQCIMLSLSMVVIAALVGADGLGKPVVRALNSVNVPMGLESGLAIVIVAIVLDRMFRSETTSWGGK; encoded by the coding sequence ATGGACTGGCTGACCGACCAGATCACCGATCACAAAATTCCCATCGGCCAGTGGGGTAAGGCCTTCTTCGACCTGCTCACGACCTATCTCTACTGGTTCTTCGACGGCATCTCGCTCGGCATCGAGAACAGCCTCGAGGCCGTCATCGACGGCATGCTGTGGATCCCGCCCTTGATCCTGGTCGCCCTGATCGTGGCGCTTTCGTTCCTGCTGCATCGCAACTGGAAGCTTTCCATCGGGGTCGCCCTGGGCTTGCTGTTCATCATCAACCAGGGGTACTGGGACGAGACGATCCAGACCCTCGCCCTCGTCCTCGGCGCCACCTTCGTGTCGCTGGCCATCGGCATTCCCGTGGGCATCGCGGCCGCGCACCGTCCCTGGCTGTTCCAGGCGATCCGGCCGATCCTCGACCTCATGCAGACGCTGCCCACCTTCGTGTATCTGATTCCGGCCCTGGTCCTGTTCGGGCTGGGCCTCGCGCCCGGGCTCATCGCCACCGTCATCTTTGCCATCGCCGCCCCGATCCGCCTGACCCATCTCGGCGTCACATCGGTGCCGCGCACTCTCATCGAGGCAGGGGAGGCCTTCGGCGCCACCAAGCAGCAGCTCCTGTGGAAGGTCGAGCTGCCGCATGCCATGCCGACGATCATGGCAGGCCTCACCCAATGCATCATGCTGTCTTTGTCCATGGTGGTCATCGCGGCCCTGGTGGGGGCAGACGGCCTCGGCAAGCCGGTGGTGCGGGCGCTGAACAGCGTCAACGTCCCCATGGGCCTCGAATCGGGGCTCGCCATCGTCATCGTGGCGATCGTCCTCGATCGGATGTTCCGCAGCGAGACCACCAGCTGGGGAGGCAAGTGA
- a CDS encoding sarcosine oxidase subunit delta — MRINCPYCGTRDHAEFAYGGDASLKRPDLADQDMERWYDYVYLRDNPRGPHQEFWHHIYGCRQVLVVERDTLTHEISSVKPAREMIEPADRRRQEP, encoded by the coding sequence ATGCGGATCAACTGTCCCTATTGCGGCACGCGCGACCACGCCGAGTTCGCCTATGGCGGCGATGCCAGCCTGAAGCGCCCGGATCTTGCGGATCAGGACATGGAGCGCTGGTATGATTACGTCTATCTGCGCGACAATCCTCGCGGGCCCCATCAGGAGTTCTGGCACCACATCTATGGCTGCCGCCAGGTGCTGGTGGTGGAACGCGACACCCTCACCCATGAGATCTCCAGCGTGAAGCCGGCGCGCGAAATGATCGAGCCTGCCGACAGGCGGAGGCAGGAGCCGTGA
- a CDS encoding GFA family protein has translation MLTGGCLCGAVRYEVETLASDDADYCHCSQCRKASGAPVVAWVQVEPKRFRVTRGEAKGFASSPQNQRWFCGTCGSPLYMSDKEGRSIGVNTGTLDHPEAVPPTVHGWFSARIAWFDTKDALERYPESPPYDL, from the coding sequence ATGCTGACCGGCGGCTGCCTCTGCGGTGCGGTTCGCTACGAGGTGGAAACCCTCGCCAGCGACGATGCCGATTACTGCCATTGCAGCCAATGCCGGAAAGCCAGCGGCGCTCCGGTGGTCGCCTGGGTGCAGGTCGAGCCGAAGCGTTTCCGCGTCACGCGAGGCGAGGCGAAAGGTTTCGCCTCCTCGCCGCAGAACCAACGCTGGTTCTGCGGGACCTGCGGCAGTCCGCTCTATATGAGCGACAAAGAGGGCCGCTCAATCGGCGTGAACACGGGCACGCTGGATCATCCGGAGGCCGTGCCACCCACGGTGCATGGCTGGTTCAGCGCGCGCATTGCGTGGTTCGACACGAAGGACGCCCTCGAACGCTATCCGGAGTCGCCGCCCTATGATCTGTGA
- the choV gene encoding choline ABC transporter ATP-binding protein, translated as MPAPAVSFRHVDIVFGDHPQRALSMLDQGATRAEILEQTGTVLGVADATLDVAEGEICVLMGLSGSGKSTLIRAVNGLNRPARGEVHVRDGSKMIDVTQCNGATLRHLRMHGVAMVFQQFALFPWRTVEENVGFGLELAGVPQKERQERVQRQLALVHLDKWAGKHAHELSGGMQQRVGLARAFATDAPILLMDEPFSALDPLIRTHLQDELLELQQTLRKTILFVSHDLDEALKLGNRIAIMEEARIVQCGPPRDIVLNPANEYVAEFVAHMNPLNVLDGYALMTKLGDLAPERRDLEASWMRLPASRSMREIIECRRQTGRPIVLMEEERAVGLVGDEEIYAGILRRAEVAG; from the coding sequence ATGCCGGCCCCCGCCGTCTCGTTCCGCCATGTGGACATCGTGTTCGGCGATCATCCGCAACGAGCCCTGTCGATGCTGGACCAGGGTGCCACGCGCGCCGAAATCCTCGAGCAGACGGGGACCGTGCTGGGCGTCGCGGATGCCACGCTCGACGTCGCGGAGGGCGAGATCTGCGTCCTCATGGGCCTGTCGGGCTCCGGCAAGTCGACGCTGATCCGCGCCGTGAATGGCCTCAACCGGCCGGCGCGCGGGGAAGTGCATGTGCGCGACGGGAGCAAGATGATCGACGTCACCCAGTGCAATGGGGCCACGCTTCGGCATCTGCGCATGCATGGGGTCGCCATGGTGTTCCAGCAATTCGCCCTGTTTCCCTGGCGCACCGTCGAAGAAAATGTCGGCTTCGGCCTCGAACTCGCCGGCGTGCCACAGAAGGAGCGGCAGGAGCGCGTGCAGCGCCAGCTCGCCCTCGTGCATCTCGACAAATGGGCGGGCAAACATGCGCATGAGCTCTCCGGCGGCATGCAGCAGCGGGTCGGGCTGGCGCGGGCCTTCGCCACGGATGCCCCGATCCTGCTCATGGACGAGCCCTTCTCGGCGCTCGATCCGCTGATCCGCACGCATCTGCAGGACGAGCTCCTGGAGCTGCAACAGACGTTGCGCAAGACCATCCTTTTCGTCAGCCACGATCTCGACGAGGCGCTGAAGCTCGGCAACCGCATCGCCATCATGGAGGAGGCGCGCATCGTCCAATGCGGGCCGCCCCGGGACATCGTGCTCAACCCGGCAAACGAATATGTGGCCGAGTTCGTGGCCCATATGAACCCGCTCAACGTGCTCGACGGCTATGCCCTCATGACCAAGCTCGGCGATCTCGCCCCGGAGCGTCGCGACCTCGAGGCCAGCTGGATGCGGCTGCCCGCGTCCCGCTCCATGCGCGAGATCATCGAGTGCCGCCGCCAGACCGGCCGCCCCATCGTGCTGATGGAGGAGGAGCGCGCGGTCGGCCTCGTCGGCGACGAGGAGATCTATGCCGGCATCCTGCGCCGCGCCGAGGTCGCGGGTTAG